In the Salvia miltiorrhiza cultivar Shanhuang (shh) chromosome 8, IMPLAD_Smil_shh, whole genome shotgun sequence genome, CTGATCTGGCAAAAACTTGCGGATCAATTGTGGCCTCAATCATCGTTAAATCAATAATATCAGAATTTGTGTCCTGAAATGTTGTGTGATTTTCGCAATAGGCTACAAAAAAACAGTGCACACCAATGGGATATGATCATTTTTAGCTCTATGGTACTTAGTCAAGTTATGAAAGAAAGTCGAATTTCGATCCCCATCCTACCGCCAACGCACGAATTTCTCTGTTGAAAATAACTATATTTGCGATTAAGGCAACGCTTCGGAACAAACTTCCTCATCAAATTTGAGGGAATAAACTAGAACAACAATTTTGTTCAAGACATCGCTTAGATATCCACAATGTCAAGACCAAGTAACGCGGCGGCTACACTCCGACGAAGACGGAGCTCATATATTGGAAAGGAATCGGGACGAAGTACAACGAGCAACAGTCTTCCAACACCATTCCACACGGAGTGAAATGCCGTTCAAATTGGGGGAGCAGCATGAGCAACGACCAAATCACTGCGACGACGCAACAAATGTATCAAACCAAGCAAGGGTGCGTCTATGTTTAAATATCTACACGCTTGGCGTATCTACGCGAGTCTCAAAGATTCGCGTCATCCGATGACAACATCTACTCCGCAAAGCGTTTGAAGGTATTCGATGGCGCCTACACGACGACTTTAGGTGAGTCGAATATCACAACAAGGCCTATAGGCAAAAAAGACGGCGAAAAGAGACATAGGGAAAAGGAAGAAAAAGGTCGAGACGTTGGCCGAAGGGGAGAAACATGAAAGAGCAGTTGTGACCGtggaaaaatataattaaagttATGGATATTTTATTCCAAATGCAACAAGACCATACTAACTCCATTCTCATGGGCAAGGATACGTCGACAATGACTCCGACCGAGTTGGAGTTTCGCCAAAAGATGGTGGCGGTAATTCTTTTatcattataataattttattttttaattaatgtaaacttcaataattttaatgaattttatattattaagttCAATGTTTAATTTAgtttacaaaattatttaaaataaagatAGAATAGAAAATAAAACTAGAGAGTTCAAAGAAACGTACTCAGAGAATCTGTATTGTGAAAAAATGGCTCTTAAGTGGTGATCCCTACCTAAGGGGCTCATTATTGATAatttaagaaataataaaatctaATATGATTATATGATAAGTGGTAACCTTAGAGTGAATGTCGTAGAATTAATGAAAGCAGTATTGTAGCAACCTCTCCACTCTTTAAGCTGCGGTTAAGAGATGCGTTGACCAACAAACTTCACCATTAATCACCTCTTGTTCGTAGCAACCTATCATTTCCCTAAATTATATATTCACAATTTTGGAAGCTTATTGTCCCCTTTGCCACCCTCGATCTTCCTATACAAACAATATGGGACGGAGCAAACTCCCGATCAAGAAAATCGAGAACACCACCAATCTCCAAGTCACCTTCTCCAAACGTCGATATGGCCTCATTAAAAAGGCCTATGAAATTGCAGTTCTATGTGACATTGATCTCACTTTGATTATGCTCTCCCCTTCCGGTAGACTCAGCCATTTTTCCGGTAGGAAAaggtatatataattaaattcatCTCTAATATcctaaaattatattatttcatttaattattgattCCTCATTGCTGCATTCATGATTATAGAGTTGAGGATGTCATATATCGTTACATTAATCTCTCCGATCGTGACAGAGGAGGGTAAGCATGTTAGACTATATTTGCTTtcattaattcttatttattgCAACATAACaagttttgttgttgttgtaaatTGCAGGATTATTGCAAATAGAGAGGTATTTTAGCCAGATACATACAAATTAAATAGTGAATTGGTTTTTCCACAATTGTTTTATATGCTATTTGCAAATTAACTGTGTTTTTTTTTCCATTGATGCAGCAAATAGTAAACACATTAACgaaaataaaaactgaaaaggATCTTGCTATGCAAAGGTTCtatctcttttttttgtttccggGAATTTTCATATTTCTTCATCTTCCAAAGAGGAATATGctgattttctttttaatttttttttcagtgCCGCAACTCCTGGCTCTGATACTGaggtaaaaaacaaaaaaaaaaccgtTTAATCATCATGTATACACAAATAATTTCACCATTTTGGTTTTCAGGAAATACAGAAAGAGATTCTAGATTTGCAAAGACAACTCGAGAAAGCTCAAGATGAACTTAGGTACACAGGGACCAACAATGATACTAAAAATCAATAGACATAAAATATTATGGTGCTTAGATTTATTCGTTTGTTAATGGACAGAGTGTTCGAACCAGATTTAGACAAGTTTACAACTCTAGGAGACTTCGAAAAATCCGAAGTGCAACTTAAGGAAGGCCTACGCCGCGTTATGCAAAGAAAGGCAATAATTCAAGACTAATTATATTAGTTATTTCTTGGATTTTTCCCATTCTATCCTTAATCTCAAcctttaatatatatgtattgttAATGTTATCACAGAGAAACCTCTTCAACAAAGTGGGGCAGCAATCTAGTTATCAAGACACGTATAGGGTTCGATTTATATATCTGTTACATTTACTATGTTTGTCTCGTATTCGACAAAATAGTAACACTTATAATGTGTCATTTTTGTTTGCAAAAGGAAATAAATACAGTTGTTCAATATTTAACTGAAGCACAAACACATGGAGCAAAACCCTTGCTCGAGAACGAGGATGATCAAGGAATCGAGCTCAGCAATATTGAGCACGTGAATTTTGGATCGGATGCGTGTTCTGCCAATCTAAGGTCTGctcatatatataaaatcaaagTCATGTGTAATTTCagaaataaaatactaaatgaGTAATTGTTTGCTCTTTAATTTCAGGAAGCAATCATCACCAACGATGTATGAGTCCGTTTCTCAGACAAGTGGAAACGAGAATGCCCAAACTGTGGAAGGATGTTCCAACAATGTTCTAAGCGATGATGCTTTTCAACAGTTTCATTCCTCAAAGAATCACTACACATCTTTACTGCAACCAGACAACTCTACTCATTTCAAGGTTCCAACAAATATTCTCAATTTTGCTACTGagtgttaattattttatgaggagaatgagtaattaattatattttgattttgatgttgCATATCGCAGGACGTTCTGGAAGGTTCGAATGAAACCCTAGCCGCACTAGACGAACATACGATGTTCTTACCATCACAATGCCACCAGCAACCCTCAAGTGAACTTCATCTGTAATCAAGTTTATAATCAAACTAACTGTTTCAAATGTTATTTGCACCAAACCATATGTTTTCCCTCCTTAAACCAAGGATTTCAGAGTGTTTGTGTATTGTTTTAATAAGATATATACTATTCTCCAATTTGGCTCACTATCCTTCTTACTTATAAACTAATCCGCTTTTCCTTTACCATACCACATATTTTAGAATTACTGCCAGAAAAGAGCGTACGTTGTACGCATAATTATTACTcttatttgagaaaataaaaaatatataaatcttcgtccctaaaaactaaaaagtTTTCCTCAATTTTTTTGGGGATGTCCCAAAAAAATTTGCTCCAATCTCCttactttctatttttgtacatggCCTCACCAtcaactttacaattacaaccATTCAAACactatttttgtacatgaccccaccatcaaataactttttttaccaatttttattaaaactcgtgtcattccCTTTGGGTCAATTTTTAAAGGACGGAAGGAGTATCTATTTAATTCAACAACTATAATAATTAAACCTTTTTATAAAATAAGCAAATCCTTTGTAAAATAATACTCAATAAATTAATCAACtctatgaattaataaatttcttaTGTCCCCAACTTGGGTCAATtcaaaaatcatcaattttaataaaataaaacataataacttTTTAGAGTACCTCTTtataaatactccatccgtccctaaaaattgtgatCCAATGGAAGtgcacagattttaagaaaaaatatggtAGTTGTGTTTGATTGGATATTGGGTCTCAcacatttttgtaaataatgagaGGAAAAGTTTGTGGaattatttccaaataaagaaagatcacaattttcagggacaTTCCAATATAGTAATAAGGTCACAATTTTCAGGAaaagagggagtattatataagtCATGTtactattatatattaattattaaagcattatttattaaaatattctaATTATGAATAGCTATGGTTATAACTTgttgaaatataaatttattgttgAATCATCTTCAGCCTGATCATCATTAGGATCTCTAGTAATATCAGCCACAATGAATTGATAAtacatgtatttatttaaatattctcTCTCATTTGTCTTTACacattatatattaataaattaaaaagttattaaGTTATTAATGTATTGTTAACTTTTTGATAAAATTCTTATGTCTCAAAGTTATTAacttaattatattttcaagcACTTGCATTTCAATGTATAATAACATTTATATACACTTTAGTAAATATGTGATATGTGCCCTATTTATTTAGATAATTGTGAgtaattgttattttcatttatctaGTTAAGTAAATAGATTTTATAGGATATTTATC is a window encoding:
- the LOC131001394 gene encoding agamous-like MADS-box protein AGL104; this translates as MGRSKLPIKKIENTTNLQVTFSKRRYGLIKKAYEIAVLCDIDLTLIMLSPSGRLSHFSGRKRVEDVIYRYINLSDRDRGGIIANREQIVNTLTKIKTEKDLAMQSAATPGSDTEEIQKEILDLQRQLEKAQDELRVFEPDLDKFTTLGDFEKSEVQLKEGLRRVMQRKRNLFNKVGQQSSYQDTYREINTVVQYLTEAQTHGAKPLLENEDDQGIELSNIEHVNFGSDACSANLRKQSSPTMYESVSQTSGNENAQTVEGCSNNVLSDDAFQQFHSSKNHYTSLLQPDNSTHFKDVLEGSNETLAALDEHTMFLPSQCHQQPSSELHL